A region of the Stieleria neptunia genome:
TGTTCCCGTCGAAGGGATGAGCGAGGAGGAATACGCCAAAGAGATGGCCAAATCGATGTAGTGATCGAGTTCCATTTTTGTCGAATGGACCAACGCCGGATTGCCTCGGTTGAAGACCCCGGCAATCCGGCCGGCCGGGTCGACGAACGACCGCCTTTATGACGCATGTGTCAATGAACGATGCCGCCAAAAGCGTGTGGCTGAGGATTCTGGGAGTCGCCGCAAGCTGCAGCGTGCTGGGGACGCTCGGTCGTGTCGTCACGATCAATGGCGTTGGCAACACTGTCGCCGCTCAAGTCGCCAGCGGAGGCGCGCAACCGACCTCTGTTGGCAAACTGGTCTGTCGCGAATGCCACCCAGAAAACTTTGAACTCCATCAACACTCCGGACACGCCGATACGTTTGCGACCACGCTGGAATCAGAAGTGGCGAAGCGGTTTGCGGACAAGGCACTCGATGCCGGAGAGCCCTATGGGGTGTTCCAGTATCGGTTCGGCGAAGACGGGTTGCAGACGCGCCGAATGGCCGATCCCAATCAAGGGCCGTTCCGGTTGCAATACGTCCTCGGATCGGGACGCAATGCGATGACGCTGCTGACGCTGATCGACGACAACGGGCCCGAGGTCGCCGGGGTCGAACACCGGATCTCTTGGTTCGGTTCGCATGGTGATTTCGGTTTGACACCGGGACACGTCGGCATGGTCCCAGACAACGAAACAGAACATTGGGGCAATGTGGTTCGTGGCGAGAGCGTCAGGCAATGCGTTTCTTGTCACACGACGACCGGCACCGTCGTCGGGACGGAGATCGTCAATCTGGTTGCCGACGTGAACTGTGAAAAATGTCACGGCCCCGGCAGCGAACATGTGCGTCAAGCACGAACGTCATCCTCACCGCCCCCGTATTCAGTGGGCCGCAAGCAGTGGGATTTGGAATCCGAGCTGCAATTGTGTGGTGACTGTCATCGATTGCCGCGACACATTGACCCGCTCGCACTCCGGGAATACGCGAACGAATTGCTGCGTTTTCAACCTGTCGGGCTGCTGAGAAGCGAATGCTATTTGGAATCCGATGGCACGTTCATGTGCTCGACGTGTCATAACCCCCATCAAGATTCAAAGACCAAGTCGACCGCCGACTACGAACAGGATTGTCGCAATTGCCACGTGCCAGATTCTGATGATCATGTCGCATGCAGCGTGTCCCCGACGGACGGATGTATCGAATGTCACATGCCGGCCAAAACGTTCGAGCAAGGGATGGTGTTTCACGACCATTGGATTCGCGTGCGGGAGGAGAAATGAAAACCCGTTCTGCGAGCGGCGTGTCTCCACAGCACTGCCAAGGGATCCGGCCGAGCCGACATCGACGAGGCGTCCGTTGCGTCGTGGCTGGCGGCTGCCTGTTGCTTTGGCTCGCCGGTTGCGAGCACGCGACGCCCGAATCGACGCGCGGCGACACCGTGTCAAAACCCGTGACCGAAAGACGCGTCGAAGA
Encoded here:
- a CDS encoding multiheme c-type cytochrome; this encodes MTHVSMNDAAKSVWLRILGVAASCSVLGTLGRVVTINGVGNTVAAQVASGGAQPTSVGKLVCRECHPENFELHQHSGHADTFATTLESEVAKRFADKALDAGEPYGVFQYRFGEDGLQTRRMADPNQGPFRLQYVLGSGRNAMTLLTLIDDNGPEVAGVEHRISWFGSHGDFGLTPGHVGMVPDNETEHWGNVVRGESVRQCVSCHTTTGTVVGTEIVNLVADVNCEKCHGPGSEHVRQARTSSSPPPYSVGRKQWDLESELQLCGDCHRLPRHIDPLALREYANELLRFQPVGLLRSECYLESDGTFMCSTCHNPHQDSKTKSTADYEQDCRNCHVPDSDDHVACSVSPTDGCIECHMPAKTFEQGMVFHDHWIRVREEK